Genomic DNA from Gemmatimonadaceae bacterium:
GGTGACGCGGCGTGCATCAGGCGTGCCAAACTACGGCGGCATCTTCATTGCTGTCGGTGGGCTCGTCGTCGTGCTTGGCCTCGTGGCCGCGGGCGTGCTCGCGCCAGTGGCGCGCGAGTGGCGGAGCGAGAGCCGCGCCGCGGCCGCCGCCGCGAACGATCGTCCCACGGCCTAGGCGTCGGCGCCACCGGCTCGCCGCACCCGCGCACGCCCCGCTTGCCCCCTGCCCTTGTACCGTTAGCTTCAGCGCCGTATGGAGACCACCCTTATCCCGCCGGTCGGTGATCAGATCCACCGCCGCGGCAACTTCTTCACCAAAGCCGTCGCCTCGTTCTTCCTGCTCCTCACCGGGTGGCGATTCGAGGGGCGTCTCCCCAATCTCCGGCAGTTCGTCCTGATCGTGGCGCCGCACACGTCCAACTGGGATTTTCCCACGGGCGTCATGGCGATGTTCGCGCTCGGCATTCGCGGGACCTTCCTGGGCAAGGACACGCTCTTCAAGCCGCCGTTCGGGTTCATCTTCTACTGGCTGGGCGGCGTCCCCGTCGACCGGTTCTCCAAGAACAACGTCGTCGAGCAGACTCTCGAGTACTTCAGGACGCGCGAGCAGATGATTCTCGCCATCTCGCCCGAAGGGACGCGC
This window encodes:
- a CDS encoding lysophospholipid acyltransferase family protein, translated to METTLIPPVGDQIHRRGNFFTKAVASFFLLLTGWRFEGRLPNLRQFVLIVAPHTSNWDFPTGVMAMFALGIRGTFLGKDTLFKPPFGFIFYWLGGVPVDRFSKNNVVEQTLEYFRTREQMILAISPEGTRKRIEKWRTGFYWVAVGAKVPIVPVAFDFPRKRIVIHEPQVMTGDAERDITHLRSFYKASQAHRPAWYVE